CGCTTTACATCAGCTGCAACTGGCTCGTCTAGGTCAATTGCTTCTCCTAAAACGTTGAATACACGACCTAATGTCGCTTCTCCAACAGGAACTGAGATGGGAGAACCTGTATCAACAGCTTCTGTTCCACGTACAAGACCATCTGTTGAACCCATTGCAACGGTACGAACTGAACCGTCACCTAAGTGCAATGCAACTTCAAGTGTAACTGTAACATCAACCGCATTTTTGTCAGAACCTTTTTGTTCGATCTTTAGTGCGTTATTGATTTGAGGTAATTGACCGTTCTTGAACTTTACGTCAACAACGGGACCCATTACTTGAGTAATGTGACCTATATTCATAGTTATTCCGTCCCTCCTAATGGCTCCTAGCCAATGTTTTCAGGGTATTTGTATTCTGTTTATAAATATTATTCTAATGCCGCTGCCCCGCCGACGATTTCCGTGATTTCCTGGGTAATCGCTGCTTGACGTGCACGGTTATATTTAAGCGTTAACTCATCAATTAGAGCGTTTGCGTTATCCGTCGCCGCACTCATTGCTGTCATACGCGCACCGAACTCACTCGCTTTTGCATCAAGTAATGCACCAAAGATCAAACTCTCCGCATATTGGGGAAGAAGTTTCTCTAGGATCACTTGCTCATTAGGCTCGTACTCATACGAAGCACTTGCTGAGCTTGTTTGTTCATCAGCGATGTTAGATAAAGGTAAAAGCTTCATTTCTGTTACATCTTGTGTCATTGGACTTACGAAGTGGTTGTACCAAACGTACAGCTCATCGAAGATCCCATCGGCAAACATTTCAACAGATGTACGCGCAATGTTTTTAATGTCATTAAATTCCGGTTGATCCGGTAAGCCGACTACTTCCTGAATAATAGGAAGGCCACGCTTTTTAAATAAATCACGTCCAATACGTCCCATGATGATAATTCCGTACTCATCTGGAGAGCTGTGACGTTCTTTGAGCGTGTTTAAAAGAGAACGAACTAGACTACCGTTATAACCTCCAGCTAATCCACGATCAGAAGTCACCACAATGTAGCCTGTCTTTTTAACAGGACGCTCTTCAAGCATCGGATGAGAGATCTCAGTGCCTGAGGAAGCGATTGCTGACACAACCTCACGTACCTTCTCTGTATAAGGTAGGAAAGCTTGTGCATTGTGCTGTGCACGGTTTAACTTTGCAGCTGAAACCATTTGCATCGCTTTTGTGATCTGCTTAGTTTTTTTCGTAGACGTAATTCGTCCCTTAATATCACGTAATGAAGCCATTCGATTCACCACCTTTTCGCAAAAACTAGCTTTGTGACTTGCTTGGTCCTAAGCCTAAGAAGATGAGGTGTCACTCTCTAGAAAAGTGGCAACACCATCTACTTAAGATAACTTTCACCAACCACTAGCCTTACTTGCTTGATACACTAAAACCCTTCTTGAACTCTTCGATTGCTGCTTTAAATTCGCTATCTTCAGGAAGGTTTCCAGTTGTGCGAATGTGATCTAATAGATCTTTTTTGTTGTGGTCTAAGAATGTGAATAACTCAGACTCAAAACGTAATACATCTTCAACTGGGATATTATCCATGAAGCCTTTTGTTAGAGCAAAGATAATCGCAACTTGCTTCTCTACCGGAAGTGGCTTGTGAAGGTCTTGTTTAAGAATTTCAACTGTGCGTTGTCCACGGTTTAGTTTCGCTTGTGTTGCTTTATCTAAGTCAGAACCAAACTGAGCAAATGCTTCAAGCTCACGGTATGCTGCAAGGTCAAGACGCAGTGTACCTGAAACTTTCTTCATCGCTTTAATCTGTGCAGAACCCCCTACACGCGATACCGATAAACCGGCATTAACGGCTGGGCGAATACCTGAGTAGAATAAGTCAGATTGAAGGAAGATTTGTCCGTCTGTAATTGAAATAACGT
Above is a genomic segment from Bacillus sp. FJAT-45037 containing:
- the atpG gene encoding ATP synthase F1 subunit gamma, producing the protein MASLRDIKGRITSTKKTKQITKAMQMVSAAKLNRAQHNAQAFLPYTEKVREVVSAIASSGTEISHPMLEERPVKKTGYIVVTSDRGLAGGYNGSLVRSLLNTLKERHSSPDEYGIIIMGRIGRDLFKKRGLPIIQEVVGLPDQPEFNDIKNIARTSVEMFADGIFDELYVWYNHFVSPMTQDVTEMKLLPLSNIADEQTSSASASYEYEPNEQVILEKLLPQYAESLIFGALLDAKASEFGARMTAMSAATDNANALIDELTLKYNRARQAAITQEITEIVGGAAALE